In the Hevea brasiliensis isolate MT/VB/25A 57/8 chromosome 8, ASM3005281v1, whole genome shotgun sequence genome, CAATGAATTTTGGTTTACTGATATATACTTGAGTTGCTTTAAAAACCATAAATCTTAAATTCCAACTCTAATTgaaacttaataaaaaaaaaaataattaagtagtcaataattaaaataatgatgAAATGTCTAAATACATGTGAAATGATAAAAGTATCCTTCATTGACaaaaaaatttaagataattaTATTTTCCTAGAAAAAATCCTTttacaagaaatttaaaaaaaaattcaaaatttatttaccaAGCAAATTTTTTCCAagacaaaatatttcaattttttttcgtAAACCAAAAAAAAGCATTTATCACAGAATAAAAATTTTCCAAGAAATTTTCTTCTAAAAATTTATGCATACTTGAAAGAAGGCAAAAAATGTCTTTTTCTTCTACTTGAACAACAAAATACCTTTCTTGTTTTTTCTATATAGAAAAGTGTCATCTACAAAATGGAGTGCGTTCTCTATTATTAAATTATCAAGGAATAACTAATTCGGttttaaaaaataatgaacaTATAACTAATTGTCATTTATAGCTCTCTTTAGTTCCGAAACTTTTatgataattttattgattatatTAGTTAATGTTTTTTTAGTAATATCAAAATATTAAAGATATTTTGATTATTTCGTAGGTTTATCTTCATTTCTATTATAAATGATTAtttaaagataataataataaatgatataaattaagataaaaactattttataaacacataatttaaatatatattaaaataaaattagtatATAATTTAAGTCAAATTAAATTAGGATTGATTAAAACTCTTTTTATAaacatattatttaaataaaaatgaaaatagaaTGGTAATAAATTAAcattttgataaaatattattagttagatttcattttgatttttaaattaaatattaatgcgGAGCAATTtcctattaaatattaataaaatatttctccTAATGTGAATGTAATTAAAAAGTAGGAGCAATTTCTGAAATTTATATTATAGAAATGAAAAAGAGAATTTTGAGGGGAAAAAGAAAAAATtcaagtaatgagttacaaagaaAGAGGAGGAAAGGATCTTACCTTTTCCAACAATAGAAGGGGCTGTTGAATTGGAATGCTGTGTTGGCCCTCTTCATGTCCTTCTTCCAGACCAAATTTCCTTGCTTTGCGACAATTACGAACTTCCAAACATTTCAATTTTTGCCACTCAGAAATATGTGTCCCTGGATAGAAACTCCTCAGTTCTAATAGTTCAATAAGTTTAAGGGAGGTTAATTGAGGGAACTTAAAACAGTAATAAGGGGCTGGTTCCACATCTTCTGGCTTTGCAACAATCTCCTCAACCCCACATTTAATTATTGTAAGATTTTCAAGTTGCAAAAGACTCTCGGCTATGGAGGCTGGAAAGAGATTTTTTAGAACACCACAATATGAAACTTCAActgatttcaaattttgaaaagtGAAAACTCCTTGTGGATCCTTCCTCCACACATGCTTCAACGATGGCAGACTctgtatatataattttctcaGCTCAAATGCTTCAACAACATTGAACCCTTCAAGTTGATATATCTCTTGCAAAGACTTACAAAATCGTACATTCAACTCCTCTAATCTTTGGAATCTTTCTAAGACATTTGACGGGAAAACAGTCCTTAATTTCGAGCAATGAGAAATACCCAATGATTTTAGTTTACAGAAGGAATTAGCCGCAAGTTGGCTGTGCCATACacttttcatttcattcatttccCGGAGATTCAAATTCTCCAAGTTAGAGAAAGCAACCTGAAATGCAAAATTAAAGACACTTAACGTAATCATAAGCTAATTAAAAGTGAGACAAAAATGTAATCAATCCAGGTGATGTGGAGTGGAGGCCTGTTGAAAGTTGATTTATTCAATCTCTtcctcttcattaaaaataacatttaaaattaaattttcgtaaataaatGACAAAAATATTTAGATAAAAGATTATACATGAATTGTGTAACAGAGATGGACAAAAGGGAAGGATTTGCAAAATCCCTATACAATTATCCTcatgacaaattaattaattaggatgaaatgaaaacttgaaaataaaatatgaaaatgtaAGAGTTTTTGGAGCAGACACACACCTgtcttaaaaatgatttaataatattacttaaaaaatttattatatgacaaagcttatttaaatattttcaattttaatgatTAAAATCTTATTTCATAAACAAATAATAATTATCTATCTtaagtttaaaattttatatattatgaaATTTTGCTCATCATATTTTGTatctctaaaaattaaatttttaattaaattttaggtTATATTAAAAAGGATgaattattatttgaaaattatattaataaatatatatatatatataaataattattcaataaaatattatttataatatttacaaatttaattttaaaatatttcttatatatatatatatatatatatatatatatatttaaaatttaagaatttattaataatttttcaacaAGCGTcacgtttattcatatttttttatatgttatttaattttaaaaaataataaaaaattatttactaatcaatttattttatttactaatagttaaaataaaattataataaattaaaaattttttcataaagaaaattttataatatgattacaaaaatataaaatataaaaatatatattaaattattttattaaaataaaataataaattatctgTACAATAACCAGTTAACTTTAATAATGAAGACTCACACTTTTATttatgtagagagagagagagagagagagagagagagtggtaAAAATAATCACCATTTCATTGAAGAGAGATTGAATTTCAGTATTGTGGTTCTTCTCTGTGTAAACTTGTTTTGCCATCATGTCTGTATGTGGAACACTGGGGACCAAACACATCAATGCACCGCATCCCTCTATGTTCAAGTCTCTaagagattgaaattcaattTGATAGCCACTGCAGAATCTAATCAAGTTTGGAAGATGCCGAAGCCTCAGCACATCCAATTTAGGGAAGATTATCTTATTCAccctctcatcttcttcttctataGATTCCTCCGTCAGTATTATCTCTTTCATGGAACGACATTCACCAATATGAAGTCTTTTGAGATGCAAAAGACTTTTAACAATTGAAGTTGTAaataaatacttcaaattgtcgCATCTCGTCACAGTCAAGCTTTTTAAGTTTGAATAAGTTGCGGAAAGTTGGTCgtgccatatcttttcacaagtaaCTGAGTCTAGTCGAAGATCCTCCAAGTTGGGGAAAGAAACCTGATAAAGCCTTTGTTTCAAGCACTGCTCTAATAATTttctattaaaataaattaaataataagaaAAGCATACAGATAATGTCAAACGATTAGTGCATGACATACCATTCTGTTGAAAAGTGATAATTCCTCTGACAGAAATTCCTCAAATGCTGTCTCATCTGCAGTCAATATTTGCTTGTGTCTCGATTCAGTTCCTGGAGGCACCTTCTTCATGTTGCTGCGAAAGCTTCTAAGATGTGGTAGACCATCCAGCTTCAAGGAGCGTAACTGATTGAACTCAACCACTTCTTCATTGCTGTCTTGATCTTCATCTATAACAATAGCTTCCATGTTGGGACAAGACCGCACTCCCATTACTCGTAGCTGCAAAAGACATCTGGCAGTAGATAATGAGAAGAGATTCGTCAATCTGTTGCAATTCCATACTTCTAAAATTCCTAATTTATTAAAAGATCCTGCAGCGAGTTGACCATGACAAATCTTCTCCAGATTcattaaatttttcaaaattaaggACTCTAGAATGGGAAAGGCATCACATGCAGCGCACTTTGTCGAATTGATGATATGTTGAATGACAGTATTGTTCTGGACATGGAGACGCTTCAATTGCGGAAAGCCGTCCCCATCAATATCATACAACACATTCTCAGCCCCTCTCACTTCATCTAAATATAAATCTTCAGTCTCCCTCAACAACACTTTGACCCCATACTCTGAATGAATGCTTGTCTTGAGCTTAAGTTTCAGCATTCTGGAGGTTTTATAATTCCCATTCCAGTCCCATCCATACCCTATGAGTATTCTATAGCTTTGCAACCCATTAGAAAATAGGCGTTTTGGTAATATCTTGGCATCCAGTATCTGTACTTCCAAAGTCATCAAGTGAGACAAGTATTCCAACTCAGCAAGGCTTGCATTGCCTTGATTTCTAATCCCATCGGCCTCCCACTGATCAAAGCTGTTACTCATATACAGTGCTTCTAGCAGGGACAGCTTTGATAAGGCACTTGCAGGAATCATTTTGAGTTTGGAACAATCGCTCACATCTAACAATTTTAGTCGAGTCAGTTCCTCTATTTGTCTGGGCAACTCAACAATGTAGGAGTTTGCAAAACTAAGGACTCGTAGTTGCTTCAAGTCTCCGATGATAGCTATGTCATCCAGTTGGCATCGATGCAAGCAAAGGGTATGAAGGTTGGATAGGAAAGCAAGTGAAGAAGGAAGGGACACAAAACGCATCCCAGTAAAATCCACTACTTCGAGGTTTCTAATCCCCTTGAAAAATAGGTCTGGGATTCCCAAAGAAAGAACTTCAGTGAAAAGTAATAGTAGCTCTGCTTTTGGGCACTCCCACCCTTCAGGGAGATCTTCAATATCACAATAAGGCAGAGAAATTCTGGCGGAATCCTTGTTTGGCCATTTCATCAACTCACTGCCGCTTCTTGTACCTATAAACGCATGTTGCTCTCTAGATGCAATCAATAAAGCAGTGTCTCGAACAACATCATGCATTTTCACAAATCCATACTTATCAGCGTCTATCAATAAGCATTTTGCTTTGAGGGTATCAATCAAAGTATAAACTTTGTTTCTTGCTTCTTTAACAGTAGAAATGTGCTTGAATAAACTTAGACCCATGACGTATTTCAGCAAGGACCGGATTGGAATATTAGATAGTCCTAACAGACCACAAAGTAAGAAAAACGACTTGACTTCATTACCAGGCAAATCATTGTAGCTTGACTCCAGAACTGAGTGTACTTTTGCATATATTTCTTCATTGTCAAACACAGATAGCTGCTTCAGCTTATCATTCCATGCGTATGACTCTCTATTTCGCAAGTCTGTCGCCACTGTGAGTAATAGAAGAGGCAATCCTGCACATTTTTTAGCAACTTCCCTGGCTATGGGAGGCAATTCTGAATCTTCAGCATCTGCCAGAGTCATTTCAAACAGACTCCACGCCTCTTCGTCCTGTAGAACGTCAAGGTGGAAAACAACTTGTGTGCCCATCTGGGACAGTACATGTTTGTCCCTTGAGGTTAGCAGTATTTTGCATCCTTTGCAGTCATCCCCGATGGGAATTCCTACTGCTTTTAAATCAAGTTGTTTCCAAATATCATCTAGAATTATAAGTACCTTCTTCTCTTTCTTCAACCTCTCATATAGTCGATTAGCTCTTCCAGGTATTCCCTCCACATCAAATGTCAGGCCCAGGACATCAGCTACCTCCGATTGAATTCTTCGGAGTTCTGGTATTTGATTCACTGCAACCATAACCACCTCGTCGAATAGCTTCTCTTCTATAGCTTGCCTGTGGACCTCTTTTGCTAGGGTGGTCTTCCCCACACCTCCCATTCCATGAACTCCAATCTTGTTAAGATTAGGATCTCTCAGAGCATCCATAACTTGCTTCAAGAACAAAACTCTTGAATTCAAGGCCTCACGATGATATACTGATGAGGCAACTATCTGCAGTATACGGGGACGAAAGGAAATCGGATCATGGTCGCCTTCATTCACAAGCTTATCAATTGCCAACGCTTTCTTCTCTGCTTTCTTGCTAAGAAGGTAGCGCGTCTTCAAATCAGGACATAATCCAACGAAACACCTCTTTTTCGCTTGTTCTTCGCCTTGGATAAATTCATCAGCTTCTTCAATAGCTTTGCCCGCTTCGATCAGCCACTTGTCGACACTTTCGTATATCTCTTCCCCTTTTCTTTTAGCCTCATCAGCGGATTGCTGCAACTTGAGTCTTTTGTTCCTCAACTGCTCAGCCTCATGATGAAGTGTCTCAAACTTGCTCTTGCAGGTGAAAGGATGACTCATATGCCGTATGATTGGACCAACAATATATTCATTGATGGGTTCTTTAATTAGCTGTGTGACCATGGAAACAAAGATATTTagaaccattttttttttctatttttcctttttcaaCCTGAAATCTCAGATCAAAAGCAAACTAGAACAAGAAATGAGAGTCAACCAAAACAACAACAAAGGACCGCTGAAATCAAATGgcacggaaaaaaaaaaaaaacagtcgcAAAAGAGTTTGAGAGTCGAATGAAGACAGGAAACAGAGAATTAAcagagaaataaagaaaacagAGAGAGGAATGAGCGCTGGCTATGGATGAGTAAAGGGAGTGAAGCGAAGGTAAGGTAGGAGTTGACGAGTGATGAAAAGACAAAGGAAAGGGAAAGGATTAtaatttttaatccaattaaatcgatttttaatttattgtatAAATTACCCATTttcctttaatttaaaaaattattttaatttaaaaaaaaaaactattttaattttatttcttaatttaattttaaccaGAATTGTGTAGAGTGGATTGTTTCCAATTTCTTTAGACGATTCTATTTTTTGTCTTTTATAGACCGCCACCCAACTTTATAGTCTTATAAAGAAATGAACTAAAACTAAAACTTAAACTACACGTCCTTATTATTTTGGAGTTATTTTAAATACTTGATAATAGTGATTGTGGtttgattttaaaaaaataataatttaaaattatttttgaaaaaaattttaatattattaaaataataatttaaaatttgtattattaattaaaattttataatgaaaatattttagaataaaataaaaaaattataaatattttcggAATAATTTTCGAAAAAAAAAAGAGTGGCATTTCATATTGGGACTGCAaaagtttctttttttttaatattacaattcGTTGCGTACATGCATAAGAATATGCCTTCTTGccgtaataatgataataataataataataataataaatatttataaggagCTTCAATATATATACTAATTCTTTTGCAGTCCTTTCTACTATTCTCtctcttttcctcttttcttcttccattttattttaaactctctctctctctctctctctctctctctctctctctctctctctctctatatatatatatatatatatatataatcattttACTAATGGGATGATTCCTTTTTTTCAATAG is a window encoding:
- the LOC110649893 gene encoding uncharacterized protein LOC110649893 isoform X1, whose amino-acid sequence is MVLNIFVSMVTQLIKEPINEYIVGPIIRHMSHPFTCKSKFETLHHEAEQLRNKRLKLQQSADEAKRKGEEIYESVDKWLIEAGKAIEEADEFIQGEEQAKKRCFVGLCPDLKTRYLLSKKAEKKALAIDKLVNEGDHDPISFRPRILQIVASSVYHREALNSRVLFLKQVMDALRDPNLNKIGVHGMGGVGKTTLAKEVHRQAIEEKLFDEVVMVAVNQIPELRRIQSEVADVLGLTFDVEGIPGRANRLYERLKKEKKVLIILDDIWKQLDLKAVGIPIGDDCKGCKILLTSRDKHVLSQMGTQVVFHLDVLQDEEAWSLFEMTLADAEDSELPPIAREVAKKCAGLPLLLLTVATDLRNRESYAWNDKLKQLSVFDNEEIYAKVHSVLESSYNDLPGNEVKSFFLLCGLLGLSNIPIRSLLKYVMGLSLFKHISTVKEARNKVYTLIDTLKAKCLLIDADKYGFVKMHDVVRDTALLIASREQHAFIGTRSGSELMKWPNKDSARISLPYCDIEDLPEGWECPKAELLLLFTEVLSLGIPDLFFKGIRNLEVVDFTGMRFVSLPSSLAFLSNLHTLCLHRCQLDDIAIIGDLKQLRVLSFANSYIVELPRQIEELTRLKLLDVSDCSKLKMIPASALSKLSLLEALYMSNSFDQWEADGIRNQGNASLAELEYLSHLMTLEVQILDAKILPKRLFSNGLQSYRILIGYGWDWNGNYKTSRMLKLKLKTSIHSEYGVKVLLRETEDLYLDEVRGAENVLYDIDGDGFPQLKRLHVQNNTVIQHIINSTKCAACDAFPILESLILKNLMNLEKICHGQLAAGSFNKLGILEVWNCNRLTNLFSLSTARCLLQLRVMGVRSCPNMEAIVIDEDQDSNEEVVEFNQLRSLKLDGLPHLRSFRSNMKKVPPGTESRHKQILTADETAFEEFLSEELSLFNRMQVSFPNLEDLRLDSVTCEKIWHDQLSATYSNLKSLTVTRCDNLKYLFTTSIVKSLLHLKRLHIGECRSMKEIILTEESIEEEDERVNKIIFPKLDVLRLRHLPNLIRFCSGYQIEFQSLRDLNIEGCGALMCLVPSVPHTDMMAKQVYTEKNHNTEIQSLFNEMVAFSNLENLNLREMNEMKSVWHSQLAANSFCKLKSLGISHCSKLRTVFPSNVLERFQRLEELNVRFCKSLQEIYQLEGFNVVEAFELRKLYIQSLPSLKHVWRKDPQGVFTFQNLKSVEVSYCGVLKNLFPASIAESLLQLENLTIIKCGVEEIVAKPEDVEPAPYYCFKFPQLTSLKLIELLELRSFYPGTHISEWQKLKCLEVRNCRKARKFGLEEGHEEGQHSIPIQQPLLLLEKMSPNLEELTLEHKDLIAIQHRQLSFQHFFKLKVLTLSNLQNRSQLFLIGFLKTLYYVDTIVVESGNLEELFLCEGFTLVKNLKLSTVDNLKQIWDVDSRLKPVLQHLETLSVNHCNSLINTVPSSSSFLNLATLEVSSCEGLVNLITVSTAKTMVQLTKMRVSCCNKMTEIVTSDGDDHREDEIIFSKLQILELTHLSSLISFCSGNHAFNFPSLENVKVNKCLQMKIFSFGVLNTPKLRGIRLQNQQHWEGNLNASIAANQLKVHPYFQVSQFPALWHGGIQGRLFHNVQSLTVDKCAISDIPVPANLLQFLNKLKSLQVEYCDSAEIVFDLEGLSVDDGHTKLLPQLSILHLANLPMLRHLWNKDPLGILEFHNLRLLHVENCNSLKNIFTWSTALCLMQLEEIKLSNCNTIEEIIEKEGPEEATSSADKMILPSLKLVDLECLPKFSSFYSGSSNLECLSLKKLSICECPSMKNVFGTLLRLHRPKTNDEGREQRLDNEGFDTPLTTPFYHKMFPILEELSLDKKSAITILQSQFPTDFFSQVKVLQLRCFPNKSLVPLFSLLPGFPNLQNLVVLDSSLKQLFPFEGFVGDQEDTTAFPPIRALKLKNLDVFRSLKTLKLCRCDTLINIVTSPTSKSMVQLETLTVKSCNMLTEIVGGDEGVGIGSTDEIVFSKMKTIELEDLQSLTSFCLGSYTFKFPSLEQLTVRKCPKLRIFTAGVSSTPKLRGVLAGWYDDRKWHCEGNLNATIEQLYMKYVGFEFIREVQLSNFPMLKEKWHGQFPFKNLKHLRKLVVDDCAFFSNAVSSNLLKYLFLSKMKNELVVERCDSVEELFDLEGLNADEGDVGLLKCLNELRLIDLPRLRHVWNDDPQGILSFKNLTLLQVQNCSSLTNIFTLSMASGLVNLQHMELKRCILVEHIITKEADEEVVKDKIMFPSMKSISLECLPNLSSFYSARDFLKCPSLKRIDMVGCPNMELLASKFCEDQDLSMIAEGNEEGIHNGDFVFSIAASSGGKVAIPSLEELRVEYNTMKDMWSQADFLSGLKGIELTCFSNDSTLLPSYFFQSLPDLEKLVLSDASFEEIIFHEEIISKETRAGLVKLKELRLSKLPRLKHLMDAKLLTVFQYLKTLEVLECGRLEILVPSSVSFQNLKTLEVSNCHGLVNLISSSTARSLERLRKMKIEKCGLIQEIIVTEADKDEEEKICFGQLKCLELQHLPSLSSFCSGNSTFSFPSLEEVIIIECPNMKIFAQEVLSAPKLWRVQTGEPKYKWEWEWDWERKYHNFSKKKYLCEWEWEGSLNNTIQSLFVEMKAKETGIGQCSYAKA
- the LOC110649893 gene encoding uncharacterized protein LOC110649893 isoform X2 codes for the protein MVLNIFVSMVTQLIKEPINEYIVGPIIRHMSHPFTCKSKFETLHHEAEQLRNKRLKLQQSADEAKRKGEEIYESVDKWLIEAGKAIEEADEFIQGEEQAKKRCFVGLCPDLKTRYLLSKKAEKKALAIDKLVNEGDHDPISFRPRILQIVASSVYHREALNSRVLFLKQVMDALRDPNLNKIGVHGMGGVGKTTLAKEVHRQAIEEKLFDEVVMVAVNQIPELRRIQSEVADVLGLTFDVEGIPGRANRLYERLKKEKKVLIILDDIWKQLDLKAVGIPIGDDCKGCKILLTSRDKHVLSQMGTQVVFHLDVLQDEEAWSLFEMTLADAEDSELPPIAREVAKKCAGLPLLLLTVATDLRNRESYAWNDKLKQLSVFDNEEIYAKVHSVLESSYNDLPGNEVKSFFLLCGLLGLSNIPIRSLLKYVMGLSLFKHISTVKEARNKVYTLIDTLKAKCLLIDADKYGFVKMHDVVRDTALLIASREQHAFIGTRSGSELMKWPNKDSARISLPYCDIEDLPEGWECPKAELLLLFTEVLSLGIPDLFFKGIRNLEVVDFTGMRFVSLPSSLAFLSNLHTLCLHRCQLDDIAIIGDLKQLRVLSFANSYIVELPRQIEELTRLKLLDVSDCSKLKMIPASALSKLSLLEALYMSNSFDQWEADGIRNQGNASLAELEYLSHLMTLEVQILDAKILPKRLFSNGLQSYRILIGYGWDWNGNYKTSRMLKLKLKTSIHSEYGVKVLLRETEDLYLDEVRGAENVLYDIDGDGFPQLKRLHVQNNTVIQHIINSTKCAACDAFPILESLILKNLMNLEKICHGQLAAGSFNKLGILEVWNCNRLTNLFSLSTARCLLQLRVMGVRSCPNMEAIVIDEDQDSNEEVVEFNQLRSLKLDGLPHLRSFRSNMKKVPPGTESRHKQILTADETAFEEFLSEELSLFNRMVSFPNLEDLRLDSVTCEKIWHDQLSATYSNLKSLTVTRCDNLKYLFTTSIVKSLLHLKRLHIGECRSMKEIILTEESIEEEDERVNKIIFPKLDVLRLRHLPNLIRFCSGYQIEFQSLRDLNIEGCGALMCLVPSVPHTDMMAKQVYTEKNHNTEIQSLFNEMVAFSNLENLNLREMNEMKSVWHSQLAANSFCKLKSLGISHCSKLRTVFPSNVLERFQRLEELNVRFCKSLQEIYQLEGFNVVEAFELRKLYIQSLPSLKHVWRKDPQGVFTFQNLKSVEVSYCGVLKNLFPASIAESLLQLENLTIIKCGVEEIVAKPEDVEPAPYYCFKFPQLTSLKLIELLELRSFYPGTHISEWQKLKCLEVRNCRKARKFGLEEGHEEGQHSIPIQQPLLLLEKMSPNLEELTLEHKDLIAIQHRQLSFQHFFKLKVLTLSNLQNRSQLFLIGFLKTLYYVDTIVVESGNLEELFLCEGFTLVKNLKLSTVDNLKQIWDVDSRLKPVLQHLETLSVNHCNSLINTVPSSSSFLNLATLEVSSCEGLVNLITVSTAKTMVQLTKMRVSCCNKMTEIVTSDGDDHREDEIIFSKLQILELTHLSSLISFCSGNHAFNFPSLENVKVNKCLQMKIFSFGVLNTPKLRGIRLQNQQHWEGNLNASIAANQLKVHPYFQVSQFPALWHGGIQGRLFHNVQSLTVDKCAISDIPVPANLLQFLNKLKSLQVEYCDSAEIVFDLEGLSVDDGHTKLLPQLSILHLANLPMLRHLWNKDPLGILEFHNLRLLHVENCNSLKNIFTWSTALCLMQLEEIKLSNCNTIEEIIEKEGPEEATSSADKMILPSLKLVDLECLPKFSSFYSGSSNLECLSLKKLSICECPSMKNVFGTLLRLHRPKTNDEGREQRLDNEGFDTPLTTPFYHKMFPILEELSLDKKSAITILQSQFPTDFFSQVKVLQLRCFPNKSLVPLFSLLPGFPNLQNLVVLDSSLKQLFPFEGFVGDQEDTTAFPPIRALKLKNLDVFRSLKTLKLCRCDTLINIVTSPTSKSMVQLETLTVKSCNMLTEIVGGDEGVGIGSTDEIVFSKMKTIELEDLQSLTSFCLGSYTFKFPSLEQLTVRKCPKLRIFTAGVSSTPKLRGVLAGWYDDRKWHCEGNLNATIEQLYMKYVGFEFIREVQLSNFPMLKEKWHGQFPFKNLKHLRKLVVDDCAFFSNAVSSNLLKYLFLSKMKNELVVERCDSVEELFDLEGLNADEGDVGLLKCLNELRLIDLPRLRHVWNDDPQGILSFKNLTLLQVQNCSSLTNIFTLSMASGLVNLQHMELKRCILVEHIITKEADEEVVKDKIMFPSMKSISLECLPNLSSFYSARDFLKCPSLKRIDMVGCPNMELLASKFCEDQDLSMIAEGNEEGIHNGDFVFSIAASSGGKVAIPSLEELRVEYNTMKDMWSQADFLSGLKGIELTCFSNDSTLLPSYFFQSLPDLEKLVLSDASFEEIIFHEEIISKETRAGLVKLKELRLSKLPRLKHLMDAKLLTVFQYLKTLEVLECGRLEILVPSSVSFQNLKTLEVSNCHGLVNLISSSTARSLERLRKMKIEKCGLIQEIIVTEADKDEEEKICFGQLKCLELQHLPSLSSFCSGNSTFSFPSLEEVIIIECPNMKIFAQEVLSAPKLWRVQTGEPKYKWEWEWDWERKYHNFSKKKYLCEWEWEGSLNNTIQSLFVEMKAKETGIGQCSYAKA
- the LOC110649893 gene encoding uncharacterized protein LOC110649893 isoform X3, which encodes MVLNIFVSMVTQLIKEPINEYIVGPIIRHMSHPFTCKSKFETLHHEAEQLRNKRLKLQQSADEAKRKGEEIYESVDKWLIEAGKAIEEADEFIQGEEQAKKRCFVGLCPDLKTRYLLSKKAEKKALAIDKLVNEGDHDPISFRPRILQIVASSVYHREALNSRVLFLKQVMDALRDPNLNKIGVHGMGGVGKTTLAKEVHRQAIEEKLFDEVVMVAVNQIPELRRIQSEVADVLGLTFDVEGIPGRANRLYERLKKEKKVLIILDDIWKQLDLKAVGIPIGDDCKGCKILLTSRDKHVLSQMGTQVVFHLDVLQDEEAWSLFEMTLADAEDSELPPIAREVAKKCAGLPLLLLTVATDLRNRESYAWNDKLKQLSVFDNEEIYAKVHSVLESSYNDLPGNEVKSFFLLCGLLGLSNIPIRSLLKYVMGLSLFKHISTVKEARNKVYTLIDTLKAKCLLIDADKYGFVKMHDVVRDTALLIASREQHAFIGTRSGSELMKWPNKDSARISLPYCDIEDLPEGWECPKAELLLLFTEVLSLGIPDLFFKGIRNLEVVDFTGMRFVSLPSSLAFLSNLHTLCLHRCQLDDIAIIGDLKQLRVLSFANSYIVELPRQIEELTRLKLLDVSDCSKLKMIPASALSKLSLLEALYMSNSFDQWEADGIRNQGNASLAELEYLSHLMTLEVQILDAKILPKRLFSNGLQSYRILIGYGWDWNGNYKTSRMLKLKLKTSIHSEYGVKVLLRETEDLYLDEVRGAENVLYDIDGDGFPQLKRLHVQNNTVIQHIINSTKCAACDAFPILESLILKNLMNLEKICHGQLAAGSFNKLGILEVWNCNRLTNLFSLSTARCLLQLRVMGVRSCPNMEAIVIDEDQDSNEEVVEFNQLRSLKLDGLPHLRSFRSNMKKVPPGTESRHKQILTADETAFEEFLSEELSLFNRMQVSFPNLEDLRLDSVTCEKIWHDQLSATYSNLKSLTVTRCDNLKYLFTTSIVKSLLHLKRLHIGECRSMKEIILTEESIEEEDERVNKIIFPKLDVLRLRHLPNLIRFCSGYQIEFQSLRDLNIEGCGALMCLVPSVPHTDMMAKQVYTEKNHNTEIQSLFNEMVAFSNLENLNLREMNEMKSVWHSQLAANSFCKLKSLGISHCSKLRTVFPSNVLERFQRLEELNVRFCKSLQEIYQLEGFNVVEAFELRKLYIQSLPSLKHVWRKDPQGVFTFQNLKSVEVSYCGVLKNLFPASIAESLLQLENLTIIKCGVEEIVAKPEDVEPAPYYCFKFPQLTSLKLIELLELRSFYPGTHISEWQKLKCLEVRNCRKARKFGLEEGHEEGQHSIPIQQPLLLLEKMSPNLEELTLEHKDLIAIQHRQLSFQHFFKLKVLTLSNLQNRSQLFLIGFLKTLYYVDTIVVESGNLEELFLCEGFTLVKNLKLSTVDNLKQIWDVDSRLKPVLQHLETLSVNHCNSLINTVPSSSSFLNLATLEVSSCEGLVNLITVSTAKTMVQLTKMRVSCCNKMTEIVTSDGDDHREDEIIFSKLQILELTHLSSLISFCSGNHAFNFPSLENVKVNKCLQMKIFSFGVLNTPKLRGIRLQNQQHWEGNLNASIAANQLVHPYFQVSQFPALWHGGIQGRLFHNVQSLTVDKCAISDIPVPANLLQFLNKLKSLQVEYCDSAEIVFDLEGLSVDDGHTKLLPQLSILHLANLPMLRHLWNKDPLGILEFHNLRLLHVENCNSLKNIFTWSTALCLMQLEEIKLSNCNTIEEIIEKEGPEEATSSADKMILPSLKLVDLECLPKFSSFYSGSSNLECLSLKKLSICECPSMKNVFGTLLRLHRPKTNDEGREQRLDNEGFDTPLTTPFYHKMFPILEELSLDKKSAITILQSQFPTDFFSQVKVLQLRCFPNKSLVPLFSLLPGFPNLQNLVVLDSSLKQLFPFEGFVGDQEDTTAFPPIRALKLKNLDVFRSLKTLKLCRCDTLINIVTSPTSKSMVQLETLTVKSCNMLTEIVGGDEGVGIGSTDEIVFSKMKTIELEDLQSLTSFCLGSYTFKFPSLEQLTVRKCPKLRIFTAGVSSTPKLRGVLAGWYDDRKWHCEGNLNATIEQLYMKYVGFEFIREVQLSNFPMLKEKWHGQFPFKNLKHLRKLVVDDCAFFSNAVSSNLLKYLFLSKMKNELVVERCDSVEELFDLEGLNADEGDVGLLKCLNELRLIDLPRLRHVWNDDPQGILSFKNLTLLQVQNCSSLTNIFTLSMASGLVNLQHMELKRCILVEHIITKEADEEVVKDKIMFPSMKSISLECLPNLSSFYSARDFLKCPSLKRIDMVGCPNMELLASKFCEDQDLSMIAEGNEEGIHNGDFVFSIAASSGGKVAIPSLEELRVEYNTMKDMWSQADFLSGLKGIELTCFSNDSTLLPSYFFQSLPDLEKLVLSDASFEEIIFHEEIISKETRAGLVKLKELRLSKLPRLKHLMDAKLLTVFQYLKTLEVLECGRLEILVPSSVSFQNLKTLEVSNCHGLVNLISSSTARSLERLRKMKIEKCGLIQEIIVTEADKDEEEKICFGQLKCLELQHLPSLSSFCSGNSTFSFPSLEEVIIIECPNMKIFAQEVLSAPKLWRVQTGEPKYKWEWEWDWERKYHNFSKKKYLCEWEWEGSLNNTIQSLFVEMKAKETGIGQCSYAKA